From one Amycolatopsis sp. FDAARGOS 1241 genomic stretch:
- a CDS encoding DUF4262 domain-containing protein — MAAVTTSALTAEEQRLIDWIESQAKERGNAVIAVPDDERGAGYSFTACAWALHNVPEVVVVGLPGDMGPILLDAYVDRAANGEIFEVGKRYDDFFDGAPVVFERVAKGHYPEYFGSAFLVYPDGDFPALQVIVATPEGHFPWQDTAPDGFAEWQPVLTESGAPESWTPGVDGP, encoded by the coding sequence ATGGCCGCCGTGACGACCTCAGCCCTCACCGCCGAAGAGCAGCGCCTCATCGACTGGATCGAGTCCCAGGCCAAGGAACGCGGCAACGCGGTGATCGCCGTCCCGGACGACGAGCGGGGCGCCGGCTACAGCTTCACCGCGTGCGCGTGGGCGCTGCACAACGTGCCGGAGGTCGTGGTCGTCGGCCTGCCCGGCGACATGGGCCCGATCCTGCTCGACGCATACGTCGACCGCGCGGCCAACGGCGAGATCTTCGAGGTCGGCAAGCGCTACGACGACTTCTTCGACGGCGCGCCCGTCGTCTTCGAGCGCGTCGCGAAGGGCCACTACCCCGAGTACTTCGGCTCGGCGTTCCTCGTCTACCCGGACGGCGACTTCCCGGCGCTGCAGGTGATCGTCGCGACGCCCGAGGGCCACTTCCCCTGGCAGGACACGGCTCCCGACGGCTTCGCCGAGTGGCAGCCCGTGCTCACCGAAAGCGGTGCGCCGGAAAGCTGGACCCCGGGCGTCGACGGGCCCTGA
- a CDS encoding cupin domain-containing protein: protein MPEPTEFVRHLGLQPLPVEGGRFAQSWRSAEGSAIYYLLVAPEFSAPHRLDRVEVFVHHAGAPARMLLLHPGGSVTRPVLGTDVAAGERPQVVVPAGTWQATAPLGPWSLLGTVVVPPYTDDCVEFADAAALAAQFPAAAGELRALPGSG, encoded by the coding sequence ATGCCGGAGCCGACCGAATTCGTCCGCCACCTGGGTCTGCAGCCACTGCCGGTCGAAGGCGGCCGGTTCGCGCAGAGCTGGCGCTCGGCGGAGGGGTCGGCCATCTACTACCTGCTGGTCGCGCCGGAGTTCTCGGCACCACACCGGCTCGACCGCGTCGAGGTGTTCGTGCACCACGCGGGCGCGCCGGCGCGGATGCTGCTGTTGCACCCCGGCGGTTCGGTGACGCGGCCGGTGCTCGGCACCGACGTGGCCGCAGGTGAGCGGCCGCAGGTCGTGGTGCCCGCGGGGACCTGGCAGGCGACGGCGCCGCTCGGTCCGTGGAGCCTGCTGGGCACGGTGGTGGTGCCGCCCTACACCGACGACTGCGTGGAATTCGCTGATGCGGCGGCGCTCGCCGCGCAGTTTCCCGCCGCGGCCGGGGAGTTGCGCGCGCTGCCCGGTTCGGGGTGA
- the ruvC gene encoding crossover junction endodeoxyribonuclease RuvC, protein MRVLGVDPGLTRCGLGVVDGGKGRAVRAVAVGVVRTPADSDLARRLLGVADEVENWLDRYKPEAVAVERVFAQHNVRTAMGTAQAGGVVALAAARRGLPVVFHTPSEVKAAVTGSGRADKAQVTGMVMRLLNLEVKPHPADAADALALAICHLWREPLRARLAEAEARGAELARAHKARLAAAAKQAGVGARTPVRRAAGRTPSKLDDTGAPR, encoded by the coding sequence GTGCGGGTGCTCGGGGTCGACCCCGGTCTGACCAGGTGCGGTCTCGGCGTGGTCGACGGTGGCAAGGGCCGGGCCGTCCGCGCGGTGGCGGTGGGCGTCGTGCGCACGCCGGCGGACTCCGATCTCGCGCGGCGGCTGCTCGGCGTCGCCGACGAGGTCGAGAACTGGCTGGACCGGTACAAGCCCGAAGCCGTCGCCGTCGAGCGCGTGTTCGCGCAGCACAACGTCCGCACGGCCATGGGTACCGCGCAGGCGGGCGGCGTCGTCGCGCTGGCGGCGGCCCGCCGCGGGCTGCCGGTCGTGTTCCACACCCCGAGCGAGGTCAAGGCCGCCGTGACCGGTTCGGGCCGCGCTGACAAAGCGCAGGTCACCGGGATGGTGATGCGCCTGCTGAACCTCGAGGTGAAACCGCACCCCGCCGACGCGGCCGACGCGCTGGCGCTGGCCATCTGCCACCTCTGGCGCGAACCCCTGCGGGCCCGCCTCGCCGAGGCGGAGGCGCGCGGGGCCGAACTGGCCCGCGCGCACAAGGCCCGGCTCGCGGCCGCCGCGAAACAGGCCGGGGTCGGCGCCCGCACGCCGGTACGGCGCGCGGCCGGCCGGACCCCGAGCAAGCTGGACGACACGGGAGCCCCACGATGA
- the ruvA gene encoding Holliday junction branch migration protein RuvA, with product MISSVRGEVLSVGLDHAVVEVGGVGFAVQATPATLATLRRGEQVRLHTALVVREDSLTLFGFADEEARELFGLLQTVSGIGPRLALATLAVLEPDKLRAALVEGNITVLTQVPGIGRKGAERLSLELRDKVTALGATGEVPVVSAPGALRAEVVEALAGLGFPAKQAEQAVDRVLAEGDGHTTSSVLRAALAMLGRKR from the coding sequence ATGATCTCCTCCGTACGCGGTGAAGTGCTGTCCGTCGGCCTGGACCACGCGGTGGTCGAGGTGGGCGGGGTGGGTTTCGCCGTGCAGGCCACGCCGGCGACGCTGGCCACGCTGCGCCGCGGCGAGCAGGTGCGCCTGCACACCGCGCTGGTCGTGCGCGAGGACTCGCTGACGTTGTTCGGCTTCGCCGACGAAGAGGCTCGCGAGCTGTTCGGTCTCCTGCAGACCGTGTCGGGCATCGGCCCGCGGCTCGCGCTCGCGACCCTGGCCGTGCTCGAACCCGACAAGCTGCGCGCGGCCCTGGTGGAAGGCAACATCACCGTCCTCACGCAGGTGCCCGGCATCGGCCGCAAGGGGGCCGAGCGCCTCAGCCTCGAGCTGCGCGACAAGGTCACCGCGCTCGGCGCGACGGGCGAGGTGCCGGTGGTGTCCGCGCCCGGCGCGCTGCGCGCCGAGGTCGTGGAAGCGCTGGCCGGCCTGGGTTTCCCGGCGAAGCAGGCCGAACAGGCCGTGGACCGCGTGCTCGCCGAGGGCGACGGGCACACCACCTCGTCGGTGCTGCGCGCGGCCCTGGCGATGCTCGGGCGGAAGCGGTAA
- the ruvB gene encoding Holliday junction branch migration DNA helicase RuvB yields MTEFDAGGDTDETLSALSQNGEREVETTLRPHRLDEFVGQQRVREQLELVLESARRRGVPPDHVLLSGPPGLGKTSLAMIVAAELGAAIRITSGPALERAGDLAAMLSNLAPGDVLFIDEIHRIARPAEEMLYLAMEDFRVDVVVGKGPGATSIPLDIAPFTLVGATTRSGSLTGPLRDRFGFTGQMEFYADSDLELVVRRAATILGITIDRDGCAEIARRSRGTPRIANRLLRRVRDYAEVRADGTVTRDVARAALKVYDVDELGLDRLDRAVLTALTRSFGGGPVGISTLAVAVGEEATTVEEVCEPYLVRAGMLARTPRGRVATAAAWEHLGLVPPPETGRSDQGGPTLFDQG; encoded by the coding sequence GTGACGGAGTTCGACGCCGGCGGCGACACCGACGAGACCTTGTCGGCGCTGTCGCAGAACGGCGAACGCGAGGTCGAGACGACGCTGCGGCCGCACCGGCTCGACGAGTTCGTCGGCCAGCAGCGGGTCCGTGAGCAGCTCGAGCTGGTGCTCGAGAGCGCCCGGCGCCGCGGGGTGCCGCCCGACCACGTGCTGCTGTCCGGCCCGCCCGGCCTGGGCAAGACGAGCCTCGCGATGATCGTGGCCGCCGAGCTCGGTGCGGCCATCCGCATCACGTCCGGCCCGGCGCTGGAACGCGCGGGCGACCTCGCCGCGATGCTGTCGAACCTCGCGCCAGGCGACGTGCTGTTCATCGACGAGATCCACCGCATCGCCCGCCCGGCCGAGGAGATGCTCTACCTCGCGATGGAGGACTTCCGCGTCGACGTGGTTGTCGGCAAGGGCCCGGGCGCCACGAGCATCCCGCTCGATATCGCCCCGTTCACCCTGGTCGGGGCCACCACGCGGTCCGGGTCGCTGACCGGGCCGCTGCGCGATCGCTTCGGCTTCACCGGCCAGATGGAGTTCTACGCCGACTCCGACCTGGAGCTCGTCGTGCGCCGCGCCGCGACGATCCTCGGCATCACGATCGACCGCGACGGCTGCGCCGAGATCGCCCGCCGGTCGCGGGGGACACCCCGGATCGCGAACCGGCTGCTGCGCCGAGTCCGCGACTACGCCGAGGTGCGCGCCGACGGCACCGTGACCAGGGACGTCGCGCGCGCCGCGCTGAAGGTCTACGACGTGGACGAACTCGGACTCGACCGGCTCGACCGCGCCGTGCTGACGGCGCTGACCCGCTCGTTCGGCGGGGGACCGGTCGGCATCTCGACACTCGCGGTCGCGGTCGGTGAAGAGGCGACCACGGTGGAAGAGGTGTGCGAACCGTACCTGGTCCGCGCGGGTATGCTCGCGCGGACTCCGCGTGGCCGGGTCGCGACCGCGGCCGCGTGGGAGCACCTCGGCCTGGTACCGCCGCCCGAGACCGGACGGTCGGACCAGGGCGGTCCCACGTTGTTCGACCAGGGCTGA
- the yajC gene encoding preprotein translocase subunit YajC, with amino-acid sequence MNNLLLPLLLLVVVAVPLVLGTRKQKKQQAAQQDLQKSLAPGDRVMTTSGLYGTVADASGDDTIDIEIAPGVVTTWLRIAVREKVQPAVETDETETGTDSDETVGGVASTSEAPVQESISDEDEKSGAQIAPPLEHGKK; translated from the coding sequence ATGAACAACTTACTGCTGCCGTTGCTGCTGCTGGTCGTGGTGGCCGTGCCGCTCGTCCTCGGTACCCGCAAGCAGAAGAAGCAGCAGGCAGCCCAGCAGGACCTGCAGAAGAGCCTCGCCCCCGGCGACCGCGTCATGACCACTTCGGGCCTCTACGGCACCGTCGCCGACGCGTCGGGCGACGACACGATCGACATCGAGATCGCCCCCGGGGTCGTCACGACCTGGCTGCGGATCGCGGTCCGCGAGAAGGTCCAGCCGGCCGTCGAAACCGACGAGACCGAAACCGGGACCGACTCGGACGAGACCGTCGGCGGTGTCGCGTCGACCTCCGAAGCGCCCGTTCAGGAGTCCATCTCGGACGAGGACGAGAAGTCCGGTGCGCAGATCGCGCCCCCGCTGGAGCACGGGAAGAAGTGA